A single region of the Polymorphum gilvum SL003B-26A1 genome encodes:
- the rseP gene encoding RIP metalloprotease RseP, which produces MDLFSSLFSVLVGYALPFLFVLTVVVFFHELGHFLVARWCGVKVDAFSVGFGTELAGFTDRKGTRWRLSAIPLGGYVKFAGDENASSMPDRERIAAMSAEERRSAFVAKPVWQRAAVVAAGPIANFLLAIVIFAFVFAAFGRVVTSPLIEKVQPESAAEQANLQPGDLVLAVDGKPITTFSELQRIVTVSADVPLQLDIDRKGEVLRIEVTPQHREVTDSFGNTQRIGLLGVTRSPKPEDLTVIHYGPLEALAEGARETYFVVERTLGYLGGVLTGRESADQLGGPIRVAQVSGQVATLGFVPLLSLAAVLSVSIGLLNLMPIPMLDGGHLVYYFAEAVRGKPLSERVQDFGFRIGIALVLMLMIFATWNDVLRLTDL; this is translated from the coding sequence TCGGCTACGCGCTGCCGTTCCTGTTCGTGCTGACGGTCGTGGTGTTCTTCCACGAACTCGGCCATTTCCTGGTGGCCCGCTGGTGCGGAGTGAAGGTGGACGCCTTCTCAGTCGGATTCGGAACGGAACTGGCCGGATTCACCGACAGGAAAGGCACCCGCTGGCGCCTGTCTGCGATCCCGCTCGGCGGCTATGTGAAGTTCGCCGGCGACGAGAACGCCTCCAGCATGCCTGACCGCGAGCGCATCGCGGCAATGAGTGCGGAGGAACGTCGCAGCGCCTTCGTCGCCAAGCCGGTCTGGCAACGCGCCGCCGTGGTCGCGGCCGGTCCGATCGCCAACTTTCTGCTCGCCATCGTGATCTTCGCGTTCGTGTTCGCCGCCTTCGGCCGCGTGGTGACGTCGCCGCTGATCGAGAAGGTGCAGCCCGAAAGCGCCGCCGAGCAGGCCAACCTGCAGCCGGGGGACCTTGTCCTGGCCGTGGACGGCAAGCCGATAACCACCTTCTCCGAACTGCAGCGCATCGTCACCGTCAGCGCCGACGTGCCGCTGCAACTCGACATCGACCGCAAGGGCGAGGTGCTGCGCATCGAGGTCACGCCGCAACACCGGGAGGTGACCGATTCGTTCGGCAACACCCAGCGCATCGGCCTGCTTGGTGTCACCCGAAGCCCCAAGCCCGAGGACCTGACGGTGATCCACTACGGGCCGTTGGAGGCGCTGGCGGAGGGGGCGCGGGAGACCTATTTCGTCGTCGAGCGCACACTCGGCTATCTCGGCGGCGTGCTGACCGGCCGGGAATCGGCCGATCAACTCGGCGGACCGATCCGGGTCGCCCAGGTCTCCGGCCAGGTCGCCACACTCGGCTTCGTGCCGCTGCTCAGCCTTGCCGCCGTGCTGTCGGTCAGCATCGGCCTGTTAAACCTGATGCCGATCCCGATGCTCGACGGCGGCCACCTAGTCTACTATTTCGCCGAGGCCGTGCGCGGCAAACCGCTCAGCGAGCGTGTCCAGGATTTCGGCTTCCGGATCGGCATCGCCCTGGTGCTGATGCTGATGATCTTCGCGACGTGGAACGACGTGCTGCGGTTGACGGACCTTTAG
- the bamA gene encoding outer membrane protein assembly factor BamA, producing the protein MAVSTAEAAVASAIVVRGNARIEDETVISYLTISRGRSYSAADVDESLKALFATGLFEDVRITTQGGTLVVTVTENPVISRISFEGNKRVSDETLKGVVRTTERSMLTRSKVETDVQNILEAYRRTGRYRASVDPKIIDRGNNRVDLVFEINEGDKTGVERITFIGNNNFSDRRLREVIRTRQSGLLSWLRTTDTYDPDRLNADQELLRQFYYQHGYADFRIVAVSADLDREQNVFYVTFTLDEGEKYKIGDVEVQTSLSTVDPEALRRYLRTKSGDTYNSKRVEQTLEDLTLQVSEEGYAFAEVRPRALRDYENRTISLVYNIEEGPRAYVERINVRGNDRTREYVIRREFDLAEGDAFNRVLLDKAERRLRNLGFFKEVRVTTERGSAPDRVIINVTVEEQPTGEISFGVGYSTTDGIIGDVSLSEKNFLGRGQYVKIGAGGGTDTQSYEFVFREPFFMGRRIALDLEVYRRVYDANDYRSYDEETTGGGIGFTLPLREDELALKVFYNIYETKISDPKGIAKNLATCPGSGLSNAVCDSLGSSLTSLAGYALFYNTLDNNIDPSEGIFAKFQQEFAGLGGDAQFIRTTAEARAYREVLPDMGLVGSVALRGGHIQAIGSKRLRVSDQFMFGGDLVRGFENQGIGPRDMSTTNRDALGGRFYVAGSVETTFPFPVIPEEFGLSGALFADAGSLWDADKDLVNIVGANNVASNGFELRASVGAGIRWRSPFGPLRVDFAWPVMKEDSDKTQWFRLSGGTKF; encoded by the coding sequence TTGGCCGTTTCGACGGCAGAGGCAGCCGTCGCCAGTGCGATCGTCGTGCGCGGCAACGCCCGCATCGAGGACGAGACCGTCATTAGTTATCTGACCATCTCGCGGGGGCGGTCCTATTCGGCCGCCGACGTCGACGAGTCGCTGAAGGCGCTGTTCGCGACCGGGCTGTTCGAGGATGTCCGCATCACGACGCAGGGCGGGACCCTGGTTGTCACGGTGACCGAGAACCCGGTCATCAGCCGCATCTCGTTCGAGGGTAACAAGCGCGTTTCCGACGAGACCCTGAAAGGCGTGGTGCGCACGACCGAGCGCTCGATGCTGACCCGCTCGAAGGTGGAGACAGACGTTCAGAACATTCTGGAAGCCTATCGCCGCACGGGCCGCTACCGCGCTTCCGTCGATCCGAAGATCATCGACCGCGGCAACAACCGCGTCGATCTCGTGTTCGAGATCAACGAGGGCGACAAGACCGGCGTCGAACGGATCACCTTCATCGGCAACAACAACTTCAGCGACCGCCGGCTGCGCGAGGTCATCCGCACGCGCCAGAGCGGACTGCTGAGCTGGCTGCGGACGACCGATACCTACGATCCGGACCGGCTGAACGCCGACCAGGAGTTGCTGCGTCAGTTCTACTACCAGCACGGCTATGCCGACTTCCGCATCGTCGCCGTGAGCGCCGATCTCGACCGCGAGCAGAACGTCTTCTACGTGACCTTCACGCTCGACGAGGGCGAGAAGTACAAGATCGGCGACGTCGAGGTGCAGACCTCGCTGTCCACCGTCGATCCGGAGGCGCTGCGCCGCTACCTGCGCACCAAGAGCGGCGACACCTACAATTCCAAGCGCGTCGAGCAGACCCTGGAGGATCTCACCCTGCAGGTGTCGGAAGAAGGGTATGCCTTCGCGGAAGTGCGTCCGCGCGCCCTGCGCGACTACGAGAACCGGACCATCTCCCTCGTCTACAACATCGAGGAAGGGCCGCGGGCTTATGTCGAGCGGATCAACGTGCGCGGCAACGACCGCACGCGCGAGTATGTCATCCGCCGCGAGTTCGACCTCGCCGAGGGTGATGCCTTCAATCGCGTGCTGCTGGACAAGGCCGAGCGCCGGTTGCGCAATCTCGGCTTCTTCAAGGAGGTCCGCGTCACCACCGAGCGTGGCAGTGCGCCCGACCGCGTGATCATCAACGTCACCGTCGAGGAGCAGCCGACCGGCGAGATCTCCTTCGGCGTCGGCTACTCGACCACGGACGGCATCATCGGCGACGTGTCGCTGAGCGAGAAGAACTTCCTCGGCCGCGGCCAGTACGTGAAGATCGGCGCCGGCGGCGGCACCGACACCCAGAGCTACGAGTTCGTCTTCCGCGAGCCGTTCTTCATGGGCCGCCGGATCGCGCTCGACCTCGAGGTCTATCGCCGCGTGTACGATGCCAACGATTACCGCAGCTACGACGAGGAGACGACCGGCGGCGGCATCGGCTTTACCCTGCCGCTGCGCGAGGACGAGCTTGCCCTGAAGGTGTTCTACAACATCTACGAGACCAAGATCTCGGATCCGAAGGGGATCGCCAAGAACCTCGCGACCTGCCCCGGCAGCGGCCTGTCGAACGCGGTCTGCGATTCGCTCGGCTCCTCGCTGACCTCGCTTGCCGGCTACGCGCTGTTCTACAACACGCTGGACAACAACATCGATCCGTCGGAAGGCATCTTCGCGAAATTCCAGCAGGAATTCGCCGGGCTGGGTGGCGACGCGCAGTTCATCCGCACGACGGCCGAGGCCCGTGCCTACCGTGAAGTGCTGCCCGACATGGGCCTGGTCGGCAGCGTGGCGCTGCGCGGCGGCCACATCCAGGCCATCGGCAGCAAGCGCCTGCGCGTGTCCGACCAGTTCATGTTCGGCGGCGACCTGGTGCGCGGCTTCGAGAACCAGGGCATCGGCCCGCGCGACATGTCGACGACCAACCGGGATGCGCTCGGCGGCCGCTTCTACGTCGCCGGCAGCGTCGAGACGACCTTCCCGTTCCCGGTCATTCCGGAGGAATTCGGCCTGAGCGGCGCCCTGTTCGCCGATGCCGGATCTCTGTGGGATGCCGACAAGGACCTGGTCAACATCGTGGGTGCCAACAACGTCGCCTCGAACGGCTTCGAACTGCGCGCTTCGGTTGGCGCGGGCATTCGCTGGCGCTCGCCGTTCGGTCCGCTGCGGGTCGACTTCGCCTGGCCGGTGATGAAGGAAGATAGCGACAAGACGCAGTGGTTCCGTCTGAGCGGCGGCACCAAGTTCTAA
- the lpxD gene encoding UDP-3-O-(3-hydroxymyristoyl)glucosamine N-acyltransferase, with protein MSDPIFFSPPPQTSLAEIAAFAQAEIVRGDPDLPIAGVAPLEDARAGMLVFFDNVKYLDRLAETQAAACLVAQRHLTKVPEGVAALVCKDPYRSWALVLARLYPDALRPAPVYGPIHGDARVSERAVVHPQAVLEDGVVVEPGAVIGAGAEIGAGTVIGANAVIGQSVRIGRDCAVGANATVQHALIGNRVILHPGVAIGQDGFGYSMGAGGHVKVPQVGRVIIQDDVEIGANTTVDRGANRDTVIGEGTKIDNQVQVGHNVIIGRHCVIVSQVGLSGSCTLGDYVAIGGQTGVAGHVEIGMGAQIAAVSVVNDTVPAGGRYGGVPAKPVKQWFREVTALKKLAERGGDA; from the coding sequence ATGTCGGATCCGATCTTCTTTTCTCCCCCTCCGCAGACGTCTCTGGCCGAGATCGCGGCCTTCGCCCAGGCGGAGATCGTCCGCGGCGATCCCGACCTGCCGATCGCCGGGGTCGCGCCGCTGGAGGATGCGCGGGCGGGAATGCTGGTCTTCTTCGATAACGTCAAGTACCTCGACCGGCTTGCGGAAACCCAGGCAGCGGCCTGCCTGGTGGCGCAGCGGCACCTGACGAAGGTGCCCGAGGGCGTCGCCGCGCTGGTCTGCAAGGATCCGTACCGGTCCTGGGCGCTGGTGCTCGCCAGACTCTATCCCGACGCGCTGCGGCCAGCGCCGGTCTATGGCCCGATCCATGGCGATGCTCGCGTGAGCGAGCGTGCCGTGGTGCACCCGCAGGCGGTGCTGGAGGACGGCGTGGTGGTCGAGCCCGGGGCGGTGATCGGCGCCGGGGCGGAAATCGGCGCCGGCACCGTGATCGGCGCCAACGCCGTGATCGGGCAGAGCGTCCGCATCGGCCGCGACTGCGCCGTCGGCGCCAATGCCACGGTTCAGCATGCCCTGATCGGCAACCGCGTCATCCTGCATCCGGGTGTGGCCATCGGCCAGGACGGTTTCGGCTATTCGATGGGCGCCGGCGGACACGTCAAGGTGCCGCAGGTTGGCCGGGTGATCATCCAGGACGACGTCGAGATCGGCGCCAACACGACCGTCGACCGCGGCGCCAACCGCGACACGGTGATCGGCGAGGGCACCAAGATCGACAATCAGGTGCAGGTCGGTCACAACGTGATCATCGGCCGGCATTGCGTGATCGTGTCCCAGGTCGGCCTGTCGGGCAGTTGCACGCTCGGCGACTATGTCGCGATTGGCGGGCAGACCGGCGTCGCCGGCCACGTCGAGATCGGCATGGGTGCGCAGATCGCGGCGGTCAGCGTCGTCAACGACACGGTTCCCGCGGGCGGGCGCTACGGCGGCGTGCCAGCCAAGCCGGTCAAGCAGTGGTTCCGTGAGGTCACGGCGCTGAAAAAACTGGCCGAACGCGGCGGGGATGCCTGA
- the fabZ gene encoding 3-hydroxyacyl-ACP dehydratase FabZ, which produces MEEKDKATLGSADIMRLMELLPHRYPFLLVDKIIEMDGDQSCIGIKNVTINEPHFQGHFPSRPVMPGVLLIEAMAQTAGALCVNSLGADHTPQLVYFMTIDKAKFRKPVGPGDRVEFHVNKIKQRSNIWKFDAIAKVDGVKVAEAEISAMLVDA; this is translated from the coding sequence ATGGAAGAAAAAGACAAGGCGACCCTGGGGTCGGCCGACATCATGCGGCTGATGGAATTGCTGCCGCACAGGTATCCGTTCCTGCTGGTCGACAAGATCATTGAGATGGATGGCGACCAGTCCTGCATCGGCATCAAGAATGTCACCATCAACGAGCCGCATTTCCAGGGCCACTTCCCGAGCCGCCCGGTCATGCCGGGGGTGCTGCTGATCGAGGCCATGGCCCAGACCGCCGGCGCCTTGTGCGTGAACTCGCTCGGCGCGGATCACACGCCGCAACTGGTCTATTTCATGACCATCGACAAGGCCAAGTTCCGCAAGCCGGTCGGACCGGGCGACCGGGTCGAATTCCACGTCAACAAGATCAAGCAGCGGTCGAACATCTGGAAATTCGATGCAATCGCCAAGGTCGACGGCGTCAAGGTCGCCGAGGCCGAGATCAGCGCGATGCTCGTGGACGCCTGA
- the lpxA gene encoding acyl-ACP--UDP-N-acetylglucosamine O-acyltransferase produces MASIHPTAVIEDGAVLADDVRVGPYCTIGSRVTLGAGVVLESHVVIAGCTTIGPRTHVYPFASLGHRPQDLKYAGEDTALEIGADNQIREHVTMNPGTEGGGGLTRVGDRCLFMVGSHVGHDCRVGNSAIFANNATLAGHVEVDDFAILGGLSAVRQWSRIGAHAIVGGMTGVEFDVIPFGSVIGDRARLAGLNLVGLKRRGFPREQIHALRAAYRALFETEEGTLRERARRLAEEQTDEPLVRMVTDFILVEGDRRFCTPRSGSDD; encoded by the coding sequence ATGGCCTCGATCCATCCCACCGCCGTCATCGAAGACGGTGCCGTCCTGGCCGACGACGTGCGGGTCGGACCGTATTGCACGATCGGCAGCAGGGTGACGCTGGGCGCCGGCGTCGTGCTGGAATCGCATGTCGTGATCGCCGGCTGTACCACGATCGGGCCGCGCACTCATGTCTATCCCTTCGCCAGCCTCGGCCATCGGCCGCAGGACCTCAAGTATGCCGGCGAGGACACGGCGCTGGAGATCGGCGCGGACAACCAGATCCGCGAACACGTGACGATGAACCCGGGCACCGAAGGCGGCGGGGGGCTGACGCGCGTCGGCGACCGCTGCCTGTTCATGGTCGGCAGCCATGTCGGCCACGACTGCCGGGTCGGCAACAGCGCCATCTTCGCCAACAACGCGACGCTGGCCGGCCATGTCGAGGTGGACGACTTCGCCATCCTCGGCGGTTTGAGCGCCGTGCGCCAGTGGAGCCGGATCGGCGCTCACGCCATCGTCGGCGGCATGACCGGCGTCGAGTTCGACGTCATCCCGTTCGGGTCCGTGATCGGCGACCGGGCGCGTCTGGCCGGGCTCAATCTGGTCGGACTCAAGCGGCGCGGCTTCCCGCGCGAGCAGATCCACGCCCTCAGGGCGGCCTACCGGGCCCTGTTCGAGACCGAGGAGGGCACGCTGCGCGAGCGGGCGCGGCGGCTCGCTGAGGAGCAGACTGACGAACCGCTGGTCAGGATGGTGACGGATTTCATCCTCGTCGAGGGCGATCGGCGGTTCTGCACGCCACGCAGCGGCTCGGACGACTGA
- a CDS encoding LpxI family protein — MKQPIGIIAGGGALPVQIVADLRARGEPVLVVAIRDEAAPELAATADAELGWGQIGQLFKTLKRGGCDRVLLIGAVSRRPDFASVVGDLGTMRRLPTILKALIGGDDSLLTRVIGLFEADGLRVVGVPDVAPSLLAPAGRICGREPADGALRDLRLAHKAVARLGELDIGQAAVALGGRVIALEGAEGTDAMLERCAGLRASGRVRAKGRAGVLVKAAKPGQDLRVDLPTIGPRTIDLAVAAQLAGIAIEAGRSLIAQQDETVARAEAAGLFLYGLNGGEVA, encoded by the coding sequence ATGAAGCAGCCGATCGGAATCATCGCAGGAGGCGGTGCGCTGCCGGTCCAGATCGTCGCAGACCTGCGGGCGCGCGGCGAACCTGTCCTGGTGGTGGCGATCCGGGATGAGGCGGCGCCAGAACTTGCGGCCACTGCGGATGCAGAACTCGGCTGGGGCCAGATCGGACAATTGTTCAAGACCCTGAAGAGGGGCGGCTGCGACCGCGTGCTGCTGATCGGCGCCGTCAGCCGAAGGCCGGATTTCGCCTCCGTGGTTGGCGACCTCGGCACCATGCGACGCCTGCCGACGATCCTGAAGGCGCTGATCGGCGGCGACGACAGCCTGCTGACGCGGGTGATCGGCCTGTTCGAGGCCGACGGCCTCCGGGTCGTCGGTGTGCCCGACGTGGCCCCCTCGCTGCTGGCTCCGGCGGGGCGGATCTGCGGACGGGAGCCGGCCGATGGCGCGCTACGCGATCTTCGACTCGCCCACAAGGCGGTTGCTCGCCTCGGCGAACTCGACATCGGCCAGGCCGCTGTGGCGCTCGGCGGGCGGGTCATCGCCCTTGAAGGTGCCGAGGGCACCGATGCGATGCTCGAACGCTGCGCCGGTCTGCGCGCCAGCGGCCGGGTGCGCGCAAAGGGGCGCGCCGGCGTGCTGGTCAAGGCAGCCAAGCCCGGCCAGGACCTTCGGGTCGACCTGCCCACCATCGGGCCGCGGACCATTGACCTGGCCGTCGCCGCACAGCTTGCCGGCATCGCCATCGAGGCGGGACGCTCCCTGATCGCGCAACAGGACGAGACCGTGGCGCGCGCGGAGGCGGCCGGGCTGTTTCTCTACGGGCTGAACGGGGGAGAGGTGGCATGA
- the lpxB gene encoding lipid-A-disaccharide synthase — protein sequence MSGGVPADRPLTVFLVAGEESGDLLGSNLMRALKVQYGGPVRFLGVGGGRMAAEGLTSLFPLSDIAVMGLTAVLARLPTIVRRVHQTVDAAVAADPDVMVIIDSPDFTHNVAKRVRKRAPHIPIVDYVSPSVWAWRPGRARKMSVYVDRLLALLPFEPEAHRRLGGPPTFYVGHPLIEKAAELRPAPGERRPLSDGAPVLLVLPGSRGSEVSLLLEDFGATVERLAAAFPGLEVLLPAVPHLAERIAERVASWPVKPQVVLGEAAKHAAFRRAHAALAASGTVSLELAASGVPMAICYKLDWFYRRVKQIHSIVPIASVSSMVLPNIILGRNIVPEFLDEEVTPGRLVPVLEGLLSEGPARADQVDAFKELDEIMRLPDGRPQSEAAARLVLDLLAPT from the coding sequence ATGAGCGGCGGCGTCCCGGCCGACAGGCCCTTGACGGTCTTTCTCGTCGCGGGGGAGGAGTCCGGCGACCTGCTCGGCAGCAACCTGATGCGGGCGCTGAAGGTGCAGTATGGCGGCCCGGTCCGCTTTCTCGGCGTCGGCGGCGGACGCATGGCGGCGGAAGGGCTGACCAGCCTGTTTCCGCTATCGGATATCGCCGTCATGGGGCTGACCGCCGTGCTGGCGCGCCTGCCGACCATCGTCCGGCGGGTCCACCAAACCGTCGATGCGGCGGTTGCGGCCGATCCCGACGTGATGGTGATCATCGACAGCCCGGACTTCACCCACAATGTCGCCAAGCGGGTACGCAAGCGTGCACCCCACATTCCGATCGTCGACTATGTCTCACCTTCGGTCTGGGCATGGAGACCGGGCCGGGCCAGGAAGATGAGCGTCTATGTCGACCGGCTGCTGGCTCTGCTGCCGTTCGAGCCGGAGGCGCACCGGCGTCTCGGCGGTCCACCGACCTTCTATGTCGGCCACCCGCTGATCGAGAAGGCGGCGGAACTGAGACCAGCGCCGGGCGAGCGGCGGCCGCTGTCGGACGGCGCTCCCGTGCTGCTGGTCCTGCCGGGCAGCCGGGGCAGTGAGGTCAGCCTGCTGCTCGAGGACTTCGGCGCAACGGTGGAGCGCCTGGCGGCCGCGTTTCCCGGACTGGAGGTACTGCTGCCGGCGGTGCCGCACCTGGCCGAGCGGATCGCCGAGCGGGTGGCGTCCTGGCCGGTCAAGCCCCAGGTCGTCCTCGGCGAGGCGGCCAAGCATGCCGCCTTCCGCCGCGCTCATGCCGCGCTTGCCGCCTCGGGCACCGTGTCGCTGGAACTCGCCGCCTCGGGCGTGCCTATGGCGATCTGCTACAAGCTGGACTGGTTCTACCGCCGCGTGAAGCAGATCCACAGCATCGTGCCGATCGCCAGCGTGTCGTCCATGGTACTGCCCAACATCATTCTCGGGCGCAACATCGTGCCGGAATTCCTCGACGAGGAGGTGACGCCCGGCCGCCTGGTGCCAGTGCTCGAGGGGCTGCTGAGTGAAGGCCCCGCGCGCGCCGACCAGGTCGACGCGTTCAAGGAACTCGACGAGATCATGCGCCTTCCGGACGGACGCCCGCAGAGCGAAGCCGCAGCCAGGCTCGTGCTGGACCTGCTCGCCCCGACCTGA
- the gltA gene encoding citrate synthase — MGDTKAKLTIGGDTQDYDVRKGTIGPSVVDISSLYKDTGMFTYDPGFTSTASCESKITYIDGDEGTLLYRGYPIEQLADHGDFLESCYLLLYGELPTRAQKDDFVQRVTYHTMIHEQMSRFFTGFRRDAHPMAVMVGVVGALSAFYHDSTDISDPHQRMVASLRMIAKMPTIAAMAFKYHIGQPFVYPRNDLDYAANFLHMCFAVPCEEYKVNPVLARAMDRIFILHADHEQNASTSTVRLAGSSGANPFACIAAGIACLWGPAHGGANEAALNMLSEIGSVDRIPEFVARAKDKNDPFRLMGFGHRVYKNYDPRARIMQKTTHEVLGELGIKDDPLLEVAIELERIALSDEYFIEKKLYPNIDFYSGITLRALGFPTNMFTVLFALARTVGWIAQWKEMVEDPSQRIGRPRQLYTGAPLRDYLPIEQRR; from the coding sequence ATGGGCGACACGAAAGCCAAGCTCACCATCGGTGGCGACACGCAGGACTATGACGTGCGCAAGGGCACGATCGGCCCTTCGGTCGTGGACATCTCGTCCCTGTACAAGGACACGGGCATGTTCACCTACGATCCGGGATTCACGTCGACCGCGTCCTGCGAATCCAAGATCACCTACATCGATGGCGACGAAGGGACCCTGCTCTACCGCGGCTATCCCATCGAGCAGCTCGCCGACCATGGTGACTTCCTGGAATCCTGCTACCTGCTGCTGTACGGCGAGCTGCCGACCCGCGCCCAGAAGGACGACTTCGTGCAGCGTGTGACCTATCACACGATGATCCACGAGCAGATGTCGCGCTTCTTCACCGGCTTCCGCCGCGACGCCCATCCGATGGCGGTCATGGTCGGCGTGGTCGGTGCCCTGTCGGCCTTCTATCACGACTCCACCGACATCTCCGATCCGCACCAGCGCATGGTCGCTTCACTGCGCATGATCGCCAAGATGCCGACCATCGCGGCCATGGCCTTCAAGTATCACATCGGCCAGCCGTTCGTGTATCCGCGCAACGACCTCGACTACGCCGCCAACTTCCTGCACATGTGCTTCGCGGTGCCCTGCGAGGAGTACAAGGTGAACCCGGTACTGGCCCGCGCCATGGACCGCATCTTCATCCTGCATGCCGACCACGAGCAGAATGCCTCGACTTCGACCGTGCGTCTGGCCGGCTCCTCGGGCGCCAACCCGTTCGCCTGCATCGCCGCCGGCATCGCCTGCCTGTGGGGACCGGCGCATGGCGGTGCCAACGAGGCCGCGCTCAACATGCTCTCCGAGATCGGCTCCGTCGACCGCATCCCCGAGTTCGTCGCCCGCGCTAAGGACAAGAACGATCCGTTCCGCCTTATGGGCTTCGGCCACCGGGTCTACAAGAACTACGACCCGCGCGCCCGCATCATGCAGAAGACCACCCATGAGGTGCTCGGCGAACTCGGCATCAAGGACGACCCTCTGCTCGAAGTGGCGATCGAACTGGAGCGGATCGCGCTCAGCGACGAGTATTTCATCGAGAAGAAGCTCTATCCGAACATCGACTTCTACTCGGGCATCACGCTGCGCGCACTCGGCTTCCCGACCAACATGTTCACTGTGCTGTTCGCGCTCGCCCGCACCGTCGGCTGGATCGCCCAGTGGAAGGAAATGGTCGAGGATCCGTCCCAGCGCATCGGCCGTCCGCGCCAACTCTACACCGGAGCGCCCCTGCGCGACTACCTGCCGATCGAGCAGCGCCGCTGA
- the gltX gene encoding glutamate--tRNA ligase — protein sequence MADQIVTRFAPSPTGYLHIGGARTALFNWLFARHHGGRMLLRIEDTDRARSTREAVDAILDGLSWLGLDWDSEPISQFARVERHREVVEQMLANGTAYRCYATPEELETMRETARAEGRPPRYDGRWRDRDPSEAPAGVAPAIRLKAPQEGETVVDDQVQGRVVFPNKDLDDLVLMRSDGVPTYMLAVVVDDHDMGVTHIIRGDDHLTNAARQTLIFQAMGWRVPVMAHIPLIHGPDGAKLSKRHGALGAEAYRAMGYLPAAMRNYLARLGWSHGDDEIMSTEDMIAWFGLDAVGKSPARFDFKKLENLNGHYMRATPDAELLGHWRACLAHVDGGAEVLAWLDAPGNTDKALAALPGLKERAKTLVELTDGASYLWRNRPLDLDDKAGQILDADARAILADLLPCLDADAVWSLESTETIVKAYAEERGLKLGKVAQPLRAALTGRGTSPGIYDVLVVLGKEEALGRIADQAA from the coding sequence ATGGCCGACCAGATCGTTACCCGCTTTGCGCCTTCGCCCACCGGCTACCTCCACATCGGCGGCGCGCGCACCGCGCTGTTCAACTGGCTGTTCGCGCGCCATCACGGCGGCAGGATGCTGCTGAGGATCGAGGATACCGATCGCGCCCGCTCGACCCGGGAGGCGGTCGACGCCATCCTCGACGGCCTGAGCTGGCTCGGCCTCGACTGGGACAGCGAACCGATCTCGCAGTTCGCGCGGGTCGAGCGCCACCGCGAGGTGGTCGAGCAGATGCTCGCAAACGGCACCGCCTACCGCTGCTACGCCACGCCCGAGGAGCTGGAGACGATGCGCGAGACGGCGCGCGCCGAGGGCCGGCCGCCGCGCTACGACGGCCGCTGGCGCGACCGCGACCCCTCCGAGGCGCCCGCTGGCGTCGCTCCAGCCATCCGCCTCAAGGCGCCGCAGGAGGGCGAGACGGTGGTCGACGACCAGGTGCAGGGCCGCGTCGTGTTCCCCAACAAGGACCTCGACGACCTCGTGCTGATGCGTTCCGACGGCGTGCCGACCTACATGCTGGCGGTCGTCGTCGACGACCATGACATGGGCGTCACCCACATCATCCGTGGCGACGACCACCTGACCAACGCCGCCCGCCAGACGCTGATCTTCCAGGCCATGGGCTGGCGGGTGCCGGTCATGGCCCACATCCCGCTCATCCACGGCCCGGACGGTGCCAAGCTGTCCAAGCGCCACGGCGCCCTCGGTGCCGAGGCCTATCGCGCCATGGGCTACCTGCCGGCGGCCATGCGCAATTATCTCGCCCGGCTCGGCTGGAGCCACGGCGACGACGAAATCATGTCGACCGAGGACATGATCGCCTGGTTCGGCCTGGACGCGGTCGGCAAGTCGCCGGCCCGCTTCGACTTCAAGAAGCTGGAGAATCTCAACGGCCACTACATGCGCGCCACGCCCGACGCTGAGCTGCTCGGCCACTGGCGCGCCTGCCTCGCCCATGTCGACGGCGGCGCCGAAGTGCTCGCCTGGCTCGATGCGCCGGGCAACACCGACAAGGCGCTCGCCGCCCTGCCCGGCCTCAAGGAACGCGCAAAGACCCTGGTCGAACTGACCGACGGCGCCTCCTACTTGTGGCGCAACCGCCCGCTCGATCTCGATGACAAGGCGGGCCAGATCCTCGATGCGGACGCCCGTGCGATCCTGGCCGACCTGCTGCCGTGCCTCGATGCGGATGCGGTCTGGAGCCTGGAAAGCACCGAGACGATCGTCAAGGCCTATGCCGAGGAACGCGGCCTCAAGCTCGGCAAGGTCGCACAGCCGCTGCGCGCCGCGCTGACCGGTCGCGGCACCTCGCCGGGCATCTACGACGTGCTGGTCGTTCTGGGCAAGGAGGAAGCCCTCGGACGCATCGCCGACCAGGCGGCGTGA